In Aspergillus nidulans FGSC A4 chromosome II, a single window of DNA contains:
- a CDS encoding uncharacterized protein (transcript_id=CADANIAT00005042) yields the protein MYFRTTTLLSRSCRYLRSPVSAKATFSLSARSLAAANAAMADTLPGAVTPDLLKSKLVEQLQAQHVEIEDLSGGCGQAFQAVIVSPQFEKKTMLARHRLVNSVLKAEIAAIHAWTPKCYTPEQWEQQQGSA from the exons ATGTACTTCCGCACGACGACCTTGCTgagcagaagctgccgtTACCTGCGCTCTCCCGTCTCCGCGAAAGCAaccttttctctctccgcGCGTTCTCTCGCGGCCGCAAACGCAGCAATGGCTGATACCCTCCCTGGCGCCGTGACCCCGGatctgctgaagagcaagttggttgagcagctgcaggcgCAGCatgttgagattgaggatcTTTCGG GAGGCTGCGGACAAGCGTTCCAGGCTGTCATTGTTTCGCCGCAGtttgagaagaagaccaTGCTTGCACGTCACCGGTTGGTGAACTCAGTTCTGaaggcggagattgcggcTATTCATGCTTGGACGCCTAAATGCTATACACCTGAGCAGtgggagcagcagcagggttCTGCATAA
- the skn7 gene encoding protein srrA (transcript_id=CADANIAT00005040), producing MLEDPSYAEIVRWGDDGDSFVVLECEKFTKTILPKHFKHSNFASFVRQLNKYDFHKVRQNNEENGQSPYGQNAWEFKHPEFRANSKESLDNIRRKAPAPRKQAQAHDDSVPTQQIDLLNQQIVAQQQQIQHISDRYAQMSVDHQLMLQEVLRVQKTVVNHENVIHQLVNYLVSIDARQKRDNKAGSFQAQVGASPSQVTPMDDGVSTPLQQASKLLSDMNAEVQFNLVPVESMGEPPKTGVVSTPTMETAPRRVAPQPAAAATNPALVYPKMNGEMEPVVYPVGATNGIDPMYGEHVNNVPYTVPPKQDMDDRRQFPENRKKSNHVDPGWMRSPRILLVEDDATCRQIGGKFLYSFSCEIDTALDGLEAVNKVQDGSKYDLILMDIIMPNLDGVSACHLIRQFDRTPIIAMTSNIRSDDIQLYFQHGMDDVLPKPFTRKSLLEMLEKHLVHLKTVPQGMEGHQATTPVTIAGQSSAAQSVTIKEDTSSPSQSPAAAMTAWQSPNQFQPMAAVPANLQQVQGQYVPANPATTAYAMDQNGMQYPAPPTCDRSHVGTSLN from the exons atgctggaggaCCCGTCGTACGCGGAGATTGTGCGGTggggtgatgatggtgatagTTTCGTCGTTTTAGAG TGCGAGAAATTCACCAAAACAATTCTTCCGAAACATTTCAAACACAGCAACTTTGCCAGTTTCGTACGACAACTGAATAAATACGACTTTCACAAAGTAAGGCAGAACAATGAGGAGAATGGACAGTCGCCGTACGGACAAAAT GCTTGGGAATTCAAGCACCCTGAGTTTCGAGCGAACAGTAAAGAGTCCCTTGACAACATCCGACGCAAGGCACCTGCACCGCGgaagcaggcgcaggctcaTGACGACTCTGTTCCCACTCAACAGATTGACCTACTGAACCAGCAGATTGTtgcgcagcaacagcagatCCAACATATATCTGATCGCTACGCCCAGATGTCCGTTGACCATCAGCTGATGCTGCAAGAGGTGTTGAGGGTCCAGAAGACGGTCGTCAACCATGAGAACGTTATTCATCAGCTGGTGAACTATCTGGTTTCCATCGACGCCCGCCAAAAGCGCGACAACAAAGCCGGTTCTTTCCAGGCTCAAGTTGGAGCAAGTCCTTCTCAAGTGACGCCCATGGACGACGGAGTTTCCACGCCGTTGCAACAAGCATCGAAACTCTTGAGCGACATGAACGCCGAAGTACAATTCAATCTTGTTCCGGTTGAGTCTATGGGCGAGCCGCCGAAGACTGGCGTTGTGTCCACACCTACTATGGAAACCGCACCACGACGAGTTGCGCCTCAACCTGCTGCGGCGGCAACCAACCCGGCTTTGGTCTATCCGAAGATGAATGGTGAGATGGAACCTGTCGTCTATCCCGTCGGCGCAACAAACGGAATAGACCCGATGTACGGCGAGCATGTCAACAATGTTCCCTACACAGTGCCCCCTAAGCAGGATATGGACGATCGAAGACAGTTCCCTGAAAACAGGAAAAAGAGCAATCATGTTGACCCAGGCTGGATGCGCAGCCCACGAATTCTACTTGTCGAGGATGACGCAACGTGTCGTCAAATCGGCGGGAAGTTCCTTTATTCTTTCTCTTGCGAAATAGATACAGCG CTTGATGGTTTGGAAGCTGTGAACAAGGTTCAAGACGGCTCCAAATACGACCTGATTCTTATGGACATTATAATGCCCAATCTGGATGGAGTTTCTGCATGTCATCTCATTCGTCAATTTGATCGGACGCCTATCATTGCTATGACATCCAACATCCGAAGCGATGATATTCAGCTTTACTTCCAGCATG GAATGGATGATGTCCTTCCAAAGCCGTTCACGCGGAAAAGTCTTTTGGAAATGCTAGAGAAACATCTAGTTCACCTCAAAACTGTTCCACAGGGAATGGAAGGTCATCAAGCTACGACGCCGGTAACAATCGCGGGCCAAAGCTCGGCTGCGCAGTCGGTCACCATCAAGGAAGATACATCCTCCCCCAGCCAGTCCCCCGCAGCCGCCATGACTGCCTGGCAATCCCCGAATCAGTTTCAACCCATGGCTGCAGTTCCTGCCAATCTTCAGCAGGTTCAAGGCCAATATGTTCCAGCAAACCCAGCGACAACCGCCTATGCTATGGATCAGAATGGTAtgcaatatccagcaccgcCTACG TGCGACCGCAGCCACGTCGGCACATCTCTGAATTAG
- a CDS encoding uncharacterized protein (transcript_id=CADANIAT00005044), translated as MPTAGMGEAWADGCKSGSFTLSGKPQSLGDEVRTVTGLFNSLVFPQP; from the exons ATGCCCACGGCTGGTATGGGCGAGGCGTGGGCAGACGGATGCAAATCTGGATCATTCACATTGAGTGGCAAACCGCAGTCCTTGGGAGACGAGGTGAGGACTGTAACAG GTCTTTTCAATTCATTAGTTTTCCCTCAGCCATAG
- a CDS encoding uncharacterized protein (transcript_id=CADANIAT00005047), whose translation MSNSSFLDRPLLKVSRPVAACSRCRTAKIRCDGKLPACSACERAGKADTCSSSDEFPRGKERSYVGSLEAYCERLEKRAAELRERKRLLTGGEGGVVHENSITSASSVPATHAHSQEVSNIDDLVGEFGYLSVSATSRDFQGITSNTSFANLILAVSSGEQIPRSSPRPLPSRSEITPLIQHYFETFYVQLPFFLETSFWASVDSVYQNGAHFAKPFDNWAVRMVLAMAYGSLSNSQLDVNHRNALSLVQEALQYTEDVLRPGTLAGIQAILFLAQYSLIDPVHFRTWYLVGMAARVLVDLGLHQDHHAEYVLSSEKQDLRRRVFHCVYSLDRATSTALDRTLSFSDDSVNVAFPSSKLEKTYIFSHSSEPAWNMVKIRRILSAAYQQKYFTTTDPSFQSPTPTWVLYSQATEWFYNTPKNISQVLAIRYHLEFLYTITVILAPSTRHLPPCDYTKLLLFNRCIDYVHQLHQILESQIRLHVMDSIEIQRVYQTIRRLFNIVNQSFDVLMSPVPAAPQVPEDCPKPPSLELEDCLHCHERALECLNQAGNLLQYGARRWNHHALSQEFQKLSAPVRSILLPPAVTYAPTLGSYMPEEPAILPPADFLYGGLNLQHSSPENHNYE comes from the exons ATGTCCAATTCCTCGTTTTTGGACAGACCGCTGCTCAAAGTCAGTCGGCCAGTCGCCGCATGCTCAAGATGCCGAACCGCCAAGATCAGATGCGACGGGAAACTCCCGGCTTGTTCGGCTTGCGAAAGAGCAGGAAAAGCGGATACTTGCTCCAGCAGCGATGAATTTCCccgaggaaaagaaagaagctATGTTGGATCTCTGGAGGCTTACTGTGAACGGCTCGAGAAAAGGGCTGCAGAACTTCGGGAACGGAAACGATTATTGACCGGTGGTGAAGGAGGTGTCGTTCATGAAAACTCGATAACCTCAGCCTCGTCCGTACCTGCCACTCATGCGCATAGCCAGGAGGTGTCTAACATTGACGATCTTGTTGGAGAATTCGGTTATCT ATCTGTCAGTGCCACCTCAAGAGACTTCCAGGGCATTACATCAAATACTTCCTTTGCCAATTTGATATTAGCGGTTTCATCCGGTGAACAAATCCCAAGATCATCCCCACGGCCGCTACCGTCTCGGTCCGAAATCACTCCGCTTATACAGCATTATTTTGAAACTTTCTACGTCCAacttcccttctttctcgaAACTAGTTTTTGGGCTTCAGTCGATTCTGTCTACCAAAACGGCGCACACTTTGCCAAACCATTCGACAATTGGGCTGTGCGGATGGTTTTGGCCATGGCTTACGGGTCCTTATCAAATTCACAACTGGACGTCAACCATCGGAacgctctttctcttgttcAAGAAGCACTACAGTATACCGAAGATGTCCTTCGCCCTGGAACCCTAGCTGGGATCCAGGCAATTCTTTTCCTAGCGCAGTATTCTCTTATCGACCCGGTCCATTTTCGGACTTGGTACCTTGTAGGTATGGCGGCCAGAGTTCTTGTTGATTTGGGACTGCACCAGGATCATCATGCGGAATATGTACTTTCTTCAGAGAAACAGGATCTTCGACGTCGCGTTTTCCATTGTGTTTACTCTCTGGATAG GGCTACTAGTACCGCTCTGGATAGAACTCTTTCGTTCTCTGATGACTCCGTGAATGTTGCTTTTCCATCCTCTAAACTGGAGAAGACGTATATCTTCTCTCACAGTTCGGAGCCGGCTTGGAACATGGTCAAAATCAGACGCATATTGTCAGCAGCTTATCAGCAGAAATACTTTACCACGACCGATCCGTCGTTCCAATCCCCGACACCGACCTGGGTACTTTACTCGCAAGCGACTGAATGGTTCTATAACACGCCAAAGAACATATCCCAGGTTCTCGCTATTAGGTATCACTTGGAGTTTTTGTATACAATAACTGTCATTTTAGCGCCGTCAACCCGCCACCTTCCACCATGTGATTACACCAAATTACTTCTCTTCAATCGTTGTATTGATTATGTCCACCAACTTCATCAAATTCTCGAGAGTCAAATTCGCCTGCATGTGATGGATTCGATCGAGATTCAACGCGTCTATCAGACCATTCGACGCTTATTCAACATAGTCAACCAGAGTTTTGACGTCCTCATGAGCCCTGTCCCAGCCGCACCCCAGGTTCCCGAAGATTGCCCCAAACCACCGTCattggagctggaagattgTCTGCATTGTCATGAACGTGCCCTTGAGTGTTTAAATCAAGCGGGCAATCTCCTCCAATACGGGGCTCGAAGGTGGAATCACCATGCTCTGTCACAGGAATTCCAAAAGTTGTCGGCGCCTGTCCGCAGTATATTGTTGCCCCCAGCTGTTACATACGCTCCGACTTTGGGAAGTTATATGCCTGAAGAGCCTGCAATTTTGCCTCCCGCGGATTTTCTGTACGGCggcctcaacctccagcaCTCCAGCCCCGAGAACCACAATTATGAATGA
- a CDS encoding uncharacterized protein (transcript_id=CADANIAT00005043): protein MALIASIADGVAYPGGKRDEAGEVLVLVRMLSRIRGGLHEVP, encoded by the exons ATGGCCTTGATTGCCAGTATTGCTG ACGGTGTTGCATACCCAGGAGGGAAGCGCGACGAAGCAGGTGAAG TCCTCGTCCTTGTACGGATGCTGTCGCGTATCCGGGGTG GTTTACACGAGGTGCCATGA
- a CDS encoding putative C6 transcription factor (transcript_id=CADANIAT00005048) has translation MASQLDRNTTKPRFTNPWETSPSKTSEEFSPSFDGRIAHTLAACTRCRQRKTKCDPGIPKCGPCDRTNAQCAYYDSARRRTISRTYIVQLRETARRLEKELEEEEKDFQQAADAELIIRGAGRIRFREYDEARYLGPSSGIAITRLVMELAKQNTYSKSIKDVVPESTAQKIKDVFDDESAKPTSKIFPPISLIPQPNLPTKHLTYKLIDVFTVKAQGMLPTLHMPTFRQEVEEVFNGSNDPCQNFQLRMVIAISMQKMSPEYAGLADSYYLAALPFLEASLKRMDLKSLQCLVLIAQYSLLTPTRTAAYWVVGTAVKLCQDLGLTEEATITRSRTGKQLDPLEVDMRRRLFWIVTSMEFGLSHSLGRPSCYSVSHDHIHVKFFAQVDDKYITREGIHPDAKPVLPKCIAIHFFKMRLLQLEIRRTLYLNKRDSPVDDHDPWFSQMLSKLDQWVSSCPTHDGGSGLSGKWFQGRLHTMVIFMYRPSPQIPEPSVYAAQRCYDAAVSNIFMHLEQIETKSVDLTWIFTQSLFMALNTLLWTLSYPEVRKEHPLKEVEHNLEVALQGIMKAAERWPGVRSAGMLYETLIAACLRAYNTEESFVVHSPSNPSSHATPASSQDVQTPPSMASPASTAASIHSQNLLAGGSSVADTTSAGTFSRGPSADRSLPLPQITSSLSISTDPVKALEPPPWDPTVPPEAAPDTHNSLGFDQPDESLLPRSNLNFDPSTPFNAFPSVLTGLPGWDPNFSLSSMTTADTFPYSNATADPMNWADTFGGQYSHYFNGDYPANPWRGRTLSQQEQLELMDSLADHIPDVTTQLAMQTATAHYQS, from the exons ATGGCGTCACAGCTTGATCGAAACACCACAAAACCTCGATTCACAAATCCATGGGAAACCTCTCCCTCAAAAACGTCCGAAGAGTTCAGCCCTAGCTTTGATGGTCGGATTGCGCACACTTTGGCAGCTTGCACCAGGTGCCGACAG CGTAAGACTAAATGCGACCCCGGAATCCCAAAATGCGGCCCATGCGATCGTACCAATGCACAGTGCGCATATTATGACTCTGCTCGGAGACGTACAATATCGAGGACGTACATCGTCCAGCTACGTGAAACTGCCCGCAGGCtagagaaagagctggaagaggaggaaaaggattTCCAACAGGCGGCAGATGCTGAATTGATCATTCGTGGAGCTGGCCGCATTCGGTTCAGAGAATACGACGAAGCCCGATATCTCGGGCCGTCAAGTGGTATCGCAATAACTCGCTTGGTCATGGAACTGGCCAAGCAGAACACCTATTCGAAAAGTATCAAGGATGTTGTTCCCGAGTCTACCGCGCAGAAGATAAAGGACGTCTTCGACGATGAAAGCGCGAAGCCTACTTCCAAAATATTTCCCCCAATTAGCTTAATCCCCCAACCAAACCTGCCGACGAAGCATCTAACATATAAGCTCATCGACGTCTTCACTGTCAAAG CGCAAGGGATGCTTCCGACGTTGCATATGCCGACTTTCCGCcaggaagttgaagaagtGTTCAACGGTTCCAATGATCCATGCCAAAACTTTCAGTTACGGATGGTGATTGCAATAAGTATGCAAAAAATGAGCCCTGAATATGCAGGGCTAGCGGACAGTTACTATCTCGCCGCGTTGCCATTTCTCGAAGCATCTCTGAAAAGGATGGACCTCAAATCCTTGCAGTGCCTAGTCTTGATCGCTCAGTATTCATTACTGACTCCCACGAGAACCGCCGCGTATTGGGTCGTTGGAACAGCTGTAAAGCTATGCCAAGACCTGGGGCTCACAGAGGAAGCGACAATAACCCGGTCGCGCACTGGGAAGCAGTTGGATCCTTTAGAAGTGGACATGCGGCGGAGGTTATTTTGGATTGTGACTTCGATGGAGTTCGGTCTCTCACATAGTTTGGGACGGCCAAGCTGTTATTCTGTCAGTCATGACCATATCCACGTCAAGTTTTTTGCACAAGTGGACGATAAGTACATTACCCGAGAAGGCATACATCCCGATGCCAAACCAGTCCTGCCTAAGTGTATTGCAATACACTTCTTCAAGATGCGCCTTTTGCAACTCGAGATTCGACGGACCCTTTACTTGAACAAACGGGACAGCCCTGTCGATGACCATGATCCTTGGTTCTCTCAAATGCTCAGCAAACTTGATCAGTGGGTATCGTCATGCCCTACCCATGATGGAGGTAGTGGCTTGAGCGGGAAATG GTTCCAAGGCCGGCTGCATACCATGGTCATTTTCATGTACCGGCCATCGCCTCAGATTCCGGAGCCTTCTGTTTACGCTGCGCAACGATGCTACGACGCAGCTGTTTCCAACATCTTCATGCACTTAGAACAAATTGAGACTAAGTCGGTTGATTTGACTTGGATATTCACTCAATCGCTTTTTATGGCATTGAACACTCTTCTCTGGACACTCTCATACCCggaagtcagaaaggaaCATCCTTTGAAAGAGGTTGAACACAACCTTGAAGTTGCATTACAGGGTATCATGAAGGCTGCAGAAAGATGGCCTGGGGTAAGATCTGCGGGCATGCTATATGAGACATTAATTGCCGCTTGCCTCAGGGCATACAACACTGAGGAATCATTTGTGGTCCATTCACCTTCAAATCCGTCTAGCCATGCGACACCGGCTTCCTCTCAAGATGTGCAAACACCACCGTCTATGGCAAGCCCTGCCAGCACCGCGGCCTCTATTCACTCACAGAATCTTTTAGCAGGGGGTTCTTCAGTGGCAGATACCACATCGGCTGGTACTTTCTCGAGGGGTCCCTCGGCTGACCGTTCCTTACCTTTGCCACAAATTACCTCTTCGTTATCTATTTCTACCGATCCTGTGAAAGCTCTCGAGCCCCCTCCTTGGGATCCCACTGTCCCACCAGAGGCTGCACCCGACACGCATAATTCCTTGGGCTTTGATCAGCCTGATGAGTCATTATTACCCAGGTCGAACTTGAACTTTGATCCATCTACGCCGTTTAATGCATTTCCATCGGTCCTAACGGGACTCCCGGGCTGGGACCCCAATTTCTCCCTATCTTCCATGACCACAGCTGACACGTTCCCGTACTCCAACGCAACAGCTGACCCAATGAACTGGGCTGATACTTTTGGAGGCCAATACTCCCATTATTTCAATGGGGATTACCCTGCAAATCCATGGAGGGGAAGGACATTGAGTCAACAAGAACAGCTGGAATTGATGGATTCGCTGGCAGACCACATTCCAGATGTCACAACGCAACTTGCGATGcagacagcgacagcgcaTTACCAGTCATAA
- a CDS encoding peroxiredoxin family protein (transcript_id=CADANIAT00005041) translates to MFASRRLTAAASVPRAFSQRALFHRTAPAFVQKGDPIPDLDVLVENSPGNKVNLAKELKGKGVIIGVPAAFSPACSSTHVPGYISHPKLKEAGQVFVVAVNDPFVTKAWGTTLDPTGKSGIRFLGDPTGKFSEALDVTFDSTTIFGNQRSKRYALLVEDGKIKEAFVEPDNTGVKVSTAENVLG, encoded by the exons ATGTTCGCCTCCCGCCGCCTTACCGCAGCCGCAAGCGTTCCTCGCGCCTTTAGCCAGAGGGCTCTATTTCACAGAACCGCACCTGCCTTCGTCCAGAAAGGCGATCCTATCCCAGATCTCGACGTCCTGGTTGAGAACTCTCCCGGAAACAAGGTCAACCTCgccaaggagctcaagggcaagggtgtCATCATTGGTGTTCCCGCCGCTTTCA GCCCTGCATGCTCAAGCACCCATGTTCCTGGGTATATCAGCCATCCCAAGCTGAAGGAAGCTGGGCAGGTTttcgtcgtcgccgtcaaTGACCCATTTGT AACCAAAGCCTGGGGCACAACCCTTGACCCAACAGGCAAGAGCGGC ATCCGCTTCTTGGGTGATCCCACCGGGAAGTTCTCCGAGGCATTGGATGTTACATTCGACAGCACGACGATCTTCGGCAACCAGCGTAGCAAGCGCTATGCGCTCCTCGTCGAGGATggcaagatcaaggaggccTTTGTTGAGCCGGACAACACGGGTGTTAAGG TTTCCACTGCCGAGAATGTGCTTGGATAG
- a CDS encoding Nif3-like dinuclear metal center hexameric protein (transcript_id=CADANIAT00005045) has product MNRIPARLFSAMSAFLAPSSSPFTRAVVNSMRKLYPESLADKSFDNTGLLLEAPFNPTRRQKNSVLLTIDLTKAVADEAIARKDSVVVAYHPIIFRGLKSLTFNDPQQQSLLRLAAEGISVYSPHTAVDATPGGMGDWLCDVVTGATTPSSSSSVADLESPPSALYSAPTYPKPGPVSPSTSSKIIPHTRSTIHPSPAPVPSGLEDAGMGRLVTFAEPQPLASVIDNIASGVGYPGGIPIAIPQSASVEDIKIRTVGVCPGSGSSVLMKGVKQIPDLLFTGEMSHHETLFAIENGSVVVALAHSNTERGYLRAVMKDKLEGVLKGEWAELRTEEGKGEEAGLNEVYEDETCEVHVSEKDRDPYGIMVRRA; this is encoded by the exons ATGAATCGTATCCCAGCTCGGCTATTTTCCGCCATGTCTGCATTTTTAGCGCCAAGTTCATCCCCATTCACACGGGCAGTGGTGAACTCGATGCGAAAGCT CTATCCAGAATCCTTAGCAGACAAGAGCTTTGACAATACAGGCT TACTCCTCGAAGCCCCCTTCAATCCCACACGCAGACAGAAGAATTCGGTTCTCCTCACAATTGACCTAACCAAGGCCGTTGCCGACGAAGCAATCGCTCGCAAAGACTCTGTCGTTGTAGCATATC ATCCCATTATCTTCCGCGGCCTCAAATCCCTCACTTTCAATGACCCCCAACAACAGTCACTCCTCCGCCTCGCCGCGGAGGGCATAAGCGTCTATTCTCCGCACACGGCCGTTGACGCAACCCCTGGTGGTATGGGCGACTGGCTCTGCGACGTTGTCACGGGCGCAACCActccatcctcgtcgtcctccgTCGCCGACCTAGAATCCCCCCCCTCCGCCCTCTACTCCGCCCCCACATACCCCAAACCTGGGCCCGTTTCACCTTCCACCTCATCCAAAATAATCCCCCACACCCGAAGCACAATCCACCCCTCCCCGGCTCCCGTCCCCTCAGGCCTGGAAGACGCAGGGATGGGCCGCCTAGTCACATTCGCGGAGCCCCAGCCTTTGGCCTCCGTCATTGATAACATCGCAAGCGGCGTAGGTTATCCTGGCGGCATTCCAATAGCCATCCCACAATCCGCGTCCGTTGAGGACATCAAGATCCGTACTGTGGGCGTATGTCCCGGGTCTGGATCGAGTGTGTTGATGAAGGGAGTCAAACAGATCCCTGATCTTCTGTTCACTGGTGAGATGAGTCACCACGAGACGCTGTTTGCAATTGAGAATGGATCTGTCGTGGTTGCGCTTGCCCATTCAAATACTGAAAGGGGGTATCTGAGGGCTGTTATGAAGGATAAACTGGAGGGAGTTTTGAAGGGAGAGTGGGCGGAGTTGAGGACGGAGGAGGgaaagggtgaagaggcGGGTTTGAACGAAGTATATGAGGACGAAACGTGTGAAGTTCATGTTAGTGAGAAGGACCGTGATCCGTATGGAATTATGGTTAGGCGAGCTTAG
- a CDS encoding Tim22-complex subunit TIM54 (transcript_id=CADANIAT00005046) has product MADSTASASSEAAKSAPKPQNPALKMMGLPNFRFKLPSRNWMIFLTITGSFTAALIYDRREKRRAQQKWCNLVAHISKESLPVEETRRKLTVFLAAPPGDGIRSAREHFKEYVKPILVAAALDYNVIEGRREGDIRAKFAEEIRKQRRKSGEVSAGIIGDEEKSTEDVIAEARKAIGVREEPGPRGDLVIGRHTWKEYVRGLHEGWLGPIDPPVSAESQPALEEPQVPAAEVPANTEEQATPAPEQGQAAEKKEEGEEEKKPSKPTGPASAYIAPSDYSGRTLPPSIPQTLDGSAAIPFPHLLGFLNTPIRIYRFLNRRYVADSVGRDVAALVLASHARPYAEGPASSSSDSDSPVDPSLSSSITYEQQSQLEHEEHDWHKSVHKTDDSNPDKEREWLNDVVMDPRIAARMQRYVLSGEEEARAQRIAQGSEYIRGEERPPVVPFWQRVWIKYGYGEDPEVAKRKPIIGNLDEENA; this is encoded by the exons ATGGCGGATTCCACCGCCTCGGCCTCTAGTGAGGCCGCAAAGAGCGCGCCCAAGCCGCAAAACCCAGCTCTAAAGATGATGG GCCTCCCGAATTTCCGCTTCAAACTCCCCTCCCGTAACTGGATGATCTTTCTCACCATCACGGGCTCCTTTACCGCAGCCCTAATCTACGACCGACGGGAAAAACGTCGCGCCCAACAGAAATGGTGCAATCTTGTCGCGCATATCTCGAAAGAATCCCTCCCCGTGGAAGAAACCCGACGCAAACTGACCGTCTTCCTGGCCGCGCCGCCGGGCGACGGCATCCGTTCTGCCCGCGAGCATTTCAAGGAATACGTTAAGCCGATTCTTGTTGCGGCGGCACTGGATTATAATGTTATTGAGGGCCGAAGGGAAGGCGATATCCGTGCGAAGTTTGCGGAGGAGATCAGGAAGCAGCGACGGAAGAGTGGGGAGGTTAGTGCTGGTATTattggcgatgaggagaagagcacAGAGGATGTGATTGCAGAGGCAAGGAAGGCTATCGGTGTGAGGGAAGAGCCTGGGCCGAGGGGGGATTTGGTTATTGGACGGCATACTTGGAAAGAGTATGTGAGGGGCTTGCATGAAGGGTGGCTTGGTCCAATTGACCCGCCCGTGTCGGCAGAGAGCCAGCCAGCACTTGAGGAGCCGCAAGTTCCTGCGGCTGAGGTACCCGCGAACACAGAAGAACAGGCAACGCCAGCACCAGAACAGGGGCAAgcagcggagaagaaagaggaaggagaggaggaaaagaaaccCTCCAAACCCACGGGCCCGGCATCTGCATACATCGCTCCCAGCGATTATTCCGGCCGAACACTCCCGCCATCCATCCCGCAAACCCTCGATGGCTCCGCCGCTATCCCCTTCCCCCATCTTCTAGGCTTCCTCAATACCCCTATCCGAATCTACCGCTTCTTGAACAGGCGCTACGTCGCCGACTCTGTCGGCCGGGACGTCGCAGCCCTTGTCCTTGCTTCTCACGCCCGCCCGTACGCTGAGGGTCCTGCTTCATCCAGCTCAGACTCAGACAGCCCAGTTGACCCCAGCTTGTCGTCGTCGATAACATACGAGCAACAATCCCAACTCGAGCACGAAGAGCACGACTGGCACAAATCCGTCCATAAAACTGACGACTCGAACCCAGACAAGGAGCGCGAGTGGCTAAACGATGTCGTTATGGATCCCCGCATTGCGGCCCGAATGCAGCGGTATGTTCTCTccggggaagaggaggctcGTGCCCAGCGCATCGCGCAGGGATCTGAGTATATCCGCGGCGAGGAGCGGCCGCCAGTCGTTCCCTTTTGGCAGCGGGTGTGGATTAAATATGGCTATGGGGAGGATCCGGAGGTCGCCAAGAGGAAGCCTATCATCGGAAAtcttgatgaagagaatgccTAA